The proteins below come from a single Pieris brassicae chromosome 1, ilPieBrab1.1, whole genome shotgun sequence genomic window:
- the LOC123714132 gene encoding uncharacterized protein LOC123714132 has protein sequence MDTLTWLSLGLQLAALCSIVGALLLYLLRKVKVAEVLPVASAKTVLVTSVDSALGLQIATYLSSRGWRVIAGCRPGGLGSRLAESWLQNNTPENQPTPRLVTLELDVAREDLLEEAARATAQHLPAGEHGVWAVINTAGSSGRGGATCWETALKGNVLGALRVARTFAPLLAAAASDHPYAGRLFYIGLTSDTACESLSRLDGEGESSAGAAAVRWGTWGAARALRASLRARRLHVVLLHTPDLSSAELYSPPVQLTPASQPASRPDTPSSDVSSSTCAVTMPGEAAEYSAKVLPTNALKVLEEALTSPCPRDAYYLKMKQDSWFTRMPSLRVA, from the exons ATGGATACGCTAACCTGGTTGTCGCTCGGGCTGCAATTGGCAGCATTATGCTCCATCGTCGGTGCTCTACTTCTTTATTTGCTTAGGAAGGTGAAGGTCGCTGAAGTTCTGCCTGTTGCAAGTGCCAAGACTGTACTTGTGACCTCTGTGGATTCAGCATTGGGATTACAG ATAGCAACATACCTAAGTAGTCGTGGCTGGCGAGTAATCGCTGGCTGTCGCCCTGGGGGCCTCGGATCTCGTCTGGCTGAGTCCTGGCTGCAGAACAATACCCCTGAAAACCAGCCCACACCACGATTAGTCACCTTAGAGTTGGATGTAGCCAGGGAAGATTTATTGGAGGAAGCTGCGAGAGCTACGGCTCAACATTTGCCGGCTGGTGAACATG GCGTATGGGCAGTGATCAACACAGCTGGAAGTAGCGGTCGTGGTGGCGCTACTTGCTGGGAGACGGCGCTTAAGGGAAACGTACTTGGTGCTTTACGAGTGGCTAGGACCTTCGCACCGTTATTGGCCGCTGCTGCATCAGATCATCCTTACGCTGGTCGATTGTTTTATATAG GTCTAACATCAGATACGGCATGTGAAAGTCTTTCGCGCCTGGATGGCGAGGGTGAAAGTAGTGCAGGGGCAGCTGCAGTACGCTGGGGCACTTGGGGCGCTGCGCGGGCGCTTCGGGCCTCTCTTCGTGCGCGGAGGCTCCACGTGGTACTCTTGCATACACCGGACCTGTCTTCAGCTGAGCTGTATTCGCCTCCAGTACAATTGACGCCAGCAAGTCAACCAGCCag CCGACCAGACACTCCGAGCTCTGACGTAAGTTCTTCAACCTGCGCGGTGACTATGCCCGGAGAGGCCGCGGAATACAGCGCTAAGGTCCTTCCTACGAACGCCCTCAAGGTGTTAGAGGAAGCACTGACTTCCCCATGCCCCAGGGACGCCTACTACCTTAAGATGAAGCAAGACTCTTGGTTCACAAGAATGCCATCTTTAAGAGTCGCATGA